The following are from one region of the Magallana gigas chromosome 6, xbMagGiga1.1, whole genome shotgun sequence genome:
- the LOC105326474 gene encoding histone H1-delta, which translates to MSDAVVATPKPAKAKKAAKPKKPASHPKYSDMIKAALTALKEKGGSSRQAILKYIIANNKVDAEAASRHLRMALKAGVKNGTLKQSKGTGASGSFKLGESAVKKPKAKKAAKPKKAAAVKKPKKAVTKKPAGEKKAAKPKAKKAKSPKKAKAAGEKKPKKVAKSPAKAKKAPAKPKAKKAAKPKKAAAKK; encoded by the coding sequence ATGTCTGACGCAGTAGTCGCTACCCCTAAGCCAGCAAAGGCAAAGAAGGCTGCCAAACCAAAGAAGCCAGCTTCTCATCCTAAATACTCCGACATGATCAAGGCAGCTCTAACGGCCCTGAAAGAGAAGGGAGGATCCTCCAGACAGGCCATCCTGAAGTACATCATCGCTAACAACAAAGTTGATGCTGAGGCTGCCAGTCGCCACCTGAGAATGGCATTGAAGGCCGGAGTGAAGAATGGAACACTCAAACAGTCCAAGGGAACCGGAGCCTCAGGATCCTTCAAACTTGGAGAGAGTGCTGTCAAGAAACCCAAGGCAAAGAAGGCCGCCAAGCCCAAGAAGGCTGCAGCAGTCAAAAAGCCCAAGAAGGCCGTGACAAAGAAACCCGCTGGAGAGAAGAAAGCAGCCAAGCCTAAAGCAAAGAAAGCAAAATCTCCCAAGAAGGCAAAGGCTGCAGGTGAGAAGAAGCCCAAGAAGGTTGCAAAGTCCCCAGCAAAGGCAAAGAAGGCCCCAGCCAAACCCAAAGCAAAGAAGGCAGCAAAGCCCAAGAAGGCAGCAGCCAAGAAGTAA